In Coregonus clupeaformis isolate EN_2021a chromosome 7, ASM2061545v1, whole genome shotgun sequence, one genomic interval encodes:
- the ggh gene encoding gamma-glutamyl hydrolase, producing MRNFALLFCFAFSTLSLCTTLKRNDEPIIGVLAQEVHSPRPQKASYIAASYVKFLESAGARVVPVMINKTLEEYKTLFNSINGILYPGGGVSILTSGYANAARIFYELAIEANSRGDYFPVWGTCLGFEELTYLTSGKMLLSHTNTSGVALPLVFTNGSRESRLFKGFPAEILDALASEPITANSHGWSLTLATYNSNADLRKFYKVLTTSSDGKTEFVSTMEAYGFPIYGTQWHPEKNAFEMTEPYIPHTPLAVKTTFFMADFFVNEARKNFHKFQDEEVEKRAVIYNYNPVYTGIKSAFEQVYYF from the exons ATGAGAAATTTTGCCCTACTGTTTTGTTTTGCTTTCTCAACTTTGTCTTTGTGCACAACGCTGAAGAGGAACGACGAGCCTATTATTG GTGTTTTGGCGCAGGAGGTACACTCGCCTCGACCACAGAAGGCGTCTTATATAGCCGCATCCTATGTCAAGTTCCTAGAGTCTGCTGGAGCAAGAGTCGTCCCTGTGAT GATAAATAAGACACTGGAAGAGTACAAAACACTGTTCAACTCCATTAACGG AATACTCTACCCTGGTGGTGGTGTTAGCATCCTCACATCTGGGTATGCAAACGCTGCTAGAATATTTTACGAGCTTGCCATAGAG GCCAACTCAAGGGGTGACTATTTCCCTGTATGGGGCACGTGTCTTGGATTTGAGGAATTGACGTACCTGACCAGTGGAAAGATGCTTCTGTCCCACACCAACACCAGTGGAGTGGCATTGCCACTGGTTTTTACTAATG GATCAAGAGAGAGTAGGCTGTTCAAGGGCTTCCCAGCAGAGATCCTGGATGCCCTGGCCTCTGAGCCAATCACTGCAAACTCCCATGGATGGAGTCTCACTCTGGCG ACATATAACAGCAATGCAGACCTTAGGAAGTTCTACAAAGTCCTGACCACAAGCAGTGATGGGAAAACGGAGTTTGTGTCAACTATGGAAG CATATGGTTTCCCCATCTATGGAACCCAGTGGCACCCTGAAAAGAATGCATTTGAAATGACAGAGCCGTACATTCCACACACTCCATTGGCTGTGAAGACCACTTTCTTCATGGCCGATTTCTTTGTCAATGAAG CTAGAAAAAACTTTCACAAATTTCAGGATGAAGAGGTGGAGAAGAGGGCAGTGATATATAACTACAATCCTGTGTACACTGGAATCAAGTCTGCCTTTGAACAAGTATATTACTTTTGA